GGGAACTTTTCCTCCTCCAGTGCCACAACGCCTACCAGTGAGGAGATGCTGGAGATGCAGCTAAAGTCGGCGATCGTCAGGTCGCTGCCGACGAGGTAGTCATCCACAAGGGTGTCTTCGAGCAAACGGTACGCCTTCCGGATGTGTTCCACGCGGTCTGAGTGGAAGTATGATTTGCCCGAGTAGATCACTGGTTCctgcgaagcgagcgaagcgaGAGTATTGCAGAGCGACTTGTTGGGGCCACTTTGGGGCCGCTACTGACGAATAGAAAACTTAGCCGCGAAAAGATCACACCCGAATCAAGGTGGAGGGAAGTGTGGACGCGGGCACGCTTCACTATATCGGCCGGGTAGAGCCGATCGTCCGGACCGTATTTGCAAACGAGGTAGATCATGATGGCGtggctggcgatgatgatcgtgcCGCCATCATCCAGCACCGGTATCGTGTGCTGTGGGCTAACCTAAAATGAGGTTCGGTCGGGCCAGCATAAGTTAACAGCGAAAAATCGGAAGCAGCCACCGGATCGTCACCACCTTCAAGAACTCTTCCATCAGCTTATCACCACGCACCAGGGTCATTTCTTTCTCGATCAACTCGAGTCCGAGGGCACGGGCCGTCAGTCTCACCGCCCGACAGGGTGGGCTTTTCTTATTTGTGTACAACACCAACGTAGTAGCCATTGACTCGGCCGGATACTGACGGGTTCCGAACGATCTTCCGATCTTCACTGCGATCTTAGGCGCAAGCGCATCTGCTGAGGGAGCGAATTTGCTGAGCTCCTAAGCGGAGCTGTGGATAAGGCGCAAGATAACAAGTTGTGGATATAGCATTTACATTCAAACCACAGTTATCGCCTCCGTGCGCCATCAGTGAGTAATGTGAAGTCATAAAAAGATGTGCACGTATCCGTCGTTGAGAAATG
The nucleotide sequence above comes from Anopheles bellator unplaced genomic scaffold, idAnoBellAS_SP24_06.2 scaffold02092_ctg1, whole genome shotgun sequence. Encoded proteins:
- the LOC131214726 gene encoding glutathione S-transferase 1-like; protein product: MATTLVLYTNKKSPPCRAVRLTARALGLELIEKEMTLVRGDKLMEEFLKVSPQHTIPVLDDGGTIIIASHAIMIYLVCKYGPDDRLYPADIVKRARVHTSLHLDSGVIFSRLSFLFEPVIYSGKSYFHSDRVEHIRKAYRLLEDTLVDDYLVGSDLTIADFSCISSISSLVGVVALEEEKFPKITRWISRMKELPYYEETNGTGATELAQFVLGKKEANAAQYL